aaagaattgtatTTGGATAGttgattatttggaataattttttgaaaaaaatattgtagtacttttttaatgtactgtatgtaaaataaaagataattaaaaaatatgttgatgaaacaaacaaataaattttgacaaataatctACTACGCAAACAAAAGTATTTGGAGGTTGAGGCAACAGACgggatatttttttttcccattacAATCTCAGTTGGGAATAGTTCAGCATAAATTATCCAAACTGACCAACTACTTCCTGCAAGAAGAAAATGCGATTTAATCATGTGATACAGACGTTAATCACTAAGCAAGATTAGCATGCTTGAGGGCCCTGAAAATATCTACCTGTTCAGTGGTCTTCTATAAAAAGCCAACCGTGATAAGATAATTATCAAACTGCTAGTGCTGATTAATGTATATTTACcttgttgaaaaagaaagaattagaCCTACTTGGCTTGAATTTACATCTGACAAATGTGTTACGTAATTGGAAAAGAAATTCACTAATTTTCCTTTCAACTTCAATTGTATAAGTTGAAATGTATAGAACTTTAGTAATATTTTTATAGTTTATTTTTTCACTAATAAATTTTTTCCCTAATCATGTAAAATAAGCGGGATGTTTTTCTCTATCTAAAAATATGTAATTGTGGAGATAAAATTTAACAAGACTTGTAAAATGAAAGTAATTCTGCTGTTAATATCTACATATTTATTATATATCTTTCTAAGTATAATAATTAGTATCTAAAAGTACTTTATTAAATTAATACACACCGGTTCAACTAGTGATCCAATTCCTCTGCTGGACTCCTTATCAAGTcaagtttaataactatgcctCCTCCAACTAGAAAATACAACTTAATCATGAGATACTCATGTTCATCACTGAATAGGATTTGTATCCTTGTGAGCTCTCAAAATATCTACTTATTTTGTGGCCTTAAGTAAAAAGCCAATTGTGACGAGACAATTGTCAAACTGCTCATTATTGTACTTTTTTTTATACGATAGATTTGATACTATAATTATTTGTACTCTACGTTAAAAGGAGGGGATCTAAAGAGATCAAAGAAAACTCGTCGACCCTGACGAGTGCATAGGCACCCATTAGCAAAATATTTCTAACAAAGTCTGAATATTAGAATGCAAATCAAGAATTTGATCCTTAACCTATATCCAAATAAAACTTTCTTGACGGCCAACTACTCTGTTACTCTAGCAGCAGAGTAGTTGGTTTGTTGATTAGTGTACATTGCACGCCTTTGATATGTGTAATATTGCACACCAACCTCAGCAGAAAACAACGAACGAGACCAGCCTGGTTCGAGTTGACGTCTAACAAATGTACTATCTACCATGTACTGCGTGATTGGAAAAGACTGGGCAGTAGTCCCACATAGAACTTATCAGCACTATGTAATTAATGTACACCACTCGTTGAGAAAGAGAGACTGAACGTACTATGTAATTAGTACTAATTAATGTACACTTCCCttgttgaaatttgaaaaagaaagaagaaagaatgagACCTAGCTCACTTGAATTTATGTCTATAAATATACTACGTAATTGGAAAAGAACTTAGCCGGTTTGCCATATTATTCTGAATTGTTTAACCTCTTGGCTCTTCAAATACCAGCATTGGCTATCCCTTATTGCTAATTGATCAGGCTAAATTGAGCTACGGGAAGTGCGTATAAGGAAAGAGGCTGCCTAAAACCATGGAATGCGCTTCAAATATCAGGCTTCCGGTCATAAATTTAACGGAGGAAATCCTAAGATCCGGAAAAGATTCTTGGACTGAAGCGCGAAACATTGTCACACGGGCATTTGAAGAGTATGGCTGTTTCATAGCTGTTCATGATAACTATCCTTCAGAGGTTAGTGATTCCATATTCTCTGAGCTGCAAGATTTGTTTAACCTCCCGTTGGAGATTAAAGTCCGAAACACTTCTCAAACTCCCCTCATTGGTTATGCTCGGCCAAGACCCAACGTGGACCTCTACGAAAGCATGAGCATTGAAGATGCAACAAATCTTGAAGCAGTCGAGAAGTTTGCAAATCAGATGTGGCCCTCCAAAAATAACCATTTCTGGTAAACTTGTTTCCATTAATATGTAATTCTTCTTATAGTTTATTGCTACTATGCATTATTCATATCCGAAATGcttaccttttcttttcttttttttttgaatatgcCCTCCCATGACTAGTGAACTGTTTCATTGGTATGCAAATCAAGTCGCAGAATTAGATAAAATGGTGAGCAAATTGGTGTTTGAAAGCTATGGTGTGGAGAAGTACCACGAATCTCATGTGGGATCAGTGACTTATACTGTTAGATTGATAAGGTACAGGGTACCCGAACAGAATGAGATGAATGTCGGCGTTCCTCCTCATACTGACAAGAACTTCATAACCATACTTCAACAGAATGAAGCTGATGGTTTAGAAGTTCAGTTGAAGAATGGAAGCTGGATTCCTATTGATTTTCCTCCTTCCTCCGTAATAATCATGGCTGGAGATGTATTCTCGGTgagatattttcttttttgtcattAAATGTGCAAGCCTGGATCATATTAAACTTGATTAGTTACAACATTGCAATCCTCTAAAAATCCATGTTTTAAaattccattttccttttcaaatcatttccctttGTCATGAATATACCGGGACAATTGTTATGTGTTTTCCCCTGgaacaaaaatgaaaacaaatatgCAGAAGAAAGATTAGACAATAACAATATATTAATACTCAAGTGTGGAGGGTTGAGACACGGATATTTCTGTTTCTCTTTAAAGTGATTCAAACCTTTATAAAAGAATCAACTCTAATGCAACAGGTTTTCTAACTTGTCATTTTCAAGATACACCATTTCAGCCATACTTACTAACACTCTCTTTAGACTACACAACTAGGAGAGTATACCTTTATAAATGCCTTATTATTTTCTTGTCTAACTATGATATAGAAAATAATGAATTTAGACTCAAAAGACATAAACTGTTGTAGTAGAACTTTTCTATCTCAACtatgcatacatatatatatatatatatatgtgaagAAAAGTTAGATAAACATAACCTATATTCCTAATAAAATACTAAGTAAATGCTGAAATTATTGGCCATTCAAAACACATTCAATTTTATATTGTAGGTTACAAAAAACTTATTGTAATTGAAAAATGATAATTTCACATTCTTTGGTCAATACCCATTCAATCCAAATTTGAATTGTAAGTTACAATACCTCGAAGTAATTGAAAAGTCATAATTTCATATAATAAATCTCCAGGAAAAACCATTCAAACACctataaatttcagaaaattttcactaatttatTTCCCTTGTAACATGCACATTTAATTCagaatttaattattttattaaaatactaCAACATTATGTAAAAGGCAAAAAACAAAGTTAAAAAACTTTGGTTCAATTAGAAAACTTGATTCAATAATGGCTTCGCCATACATTATCTAAGTTGGATGTGTTATGGTCAAAttaaaacgaaaaggaaaaaggcCTCACAGATGTTACTACCTTAATCATCTAGAATATTGGCATGGCATTTGTGCCATAACTTTcggtatttttttttgtaaatgcTGACTTGTATAGTGGATATTAATACATTGATTGTATACATTTTTGAAATGCAGGCGTGGAGCAACGGTAGAGTGCATTCCCCATTTCATAGAGTAACTatgaagggaaaagaaaggcatTCGATTGCACAGTTTGCCTATTGCAAGAAATTGGTAGAGACACCAACAGAGCTGGTTGATGATGAACACCCCTTATTATATAAGCCATTGGACAATTTTGGTTATCTCCGATTCTTGAGCACAGATGATAATTTGAATACTCCAAATCCACTGAAGGCCTATTGTGGCGTCTAAAACACCAGACGCATCGATTTTTATGGATGAAaagctttttcttcttttaagtCGATGTTTATTCTTCTCCCCTATTGTGCCcactttttcttgaaaatgttAGGGGAGTAGCTTTCTCCAGGATTAATCTATGCAATAGTTTATTTTAGTGTGCTGTCTGTTTTGTACCTAGAAGAAATAAataagggaaaagaaagaaattggagggatacaaataaataaaatttggcAAGTAATCTACTGTTCAATCAAAAGGATTTGGAGGtgaatatttttgggttgggagcaaaattaaataaattgaaGAAACATTAAAAATGCAAGGTGAAAAATCGTTCTTATTATAATAAACAAAACAGTTGCACACCacaagaaagagggaaaataaaACAAGATTAAGTATGCGATCGCATGTGACGTGAACATGTATATCAATGACCTCATTGTAGTAACGACAATTGTTCTCTAGTAGAAGAACTTTTATATTTGTGTTCTAAAATAATTTTGATATAGTTATAATTTTGTCCTCTATATGTTTTAATTAATCGATATTTTTTGCCCTCTAGAAAGCAGAATACAACCTTGTTTTCATCGAGTTTTAACGAACGCGAATGCAAAAAGATTGTCATTGGGGTTGTTCTCTTTCAGGAGTTGATTGATGATGAACATCCACAGCGCTTTAAGTCATTTGATAGCCTGGGATTGCTCGATTTCTTTCTCGAAGAAATGCGAATGGGCCTGCCAACTGATTCTACCACCAAGAAATATTGTGGTCTTTGACTTTTGAAATCTTTCTCAAaatctcacacacacacacacatatatacacacactagTGAGTAGGCCGCATATCGATCAAGCTGGCAAGCATCAGCATTTTCAACCAGCTGGTCATAGAGTCTCTGAAGTTCTCTCAAAGCGACTAACTACAAACCTATTTCAGAAGGTGTTTGACTTTTAAAAGACAACATGGAAGAGTCTGACCATACGCTTCTCACATGGCACTGAAATGATTTGCTTAAACATCATCCAAAATTCCTTTCTTTTAAAACCTATTTTCTTTTGAAAGCTATatctgtttggattgctatttttagattttttttataaaaaaatatattataatgatttgatgtatgtgaaataaaaaagtgattgaaaaatttatttacgaaaaataaaaaatgtaaaaattgtCTGATAGAAAatcccaatccaaacaaggccacgAAAGAAAAGTACAAGTAGCAAAATTTTTACCTAACATCTATTTAACTGTTCAAATTATCTGTAGCCAGTACGTCTAAAAAATGCAGCACATTTACACATGATATGAGCAAGCTAAGATATCATTTCTAGTTTGCCATTATTGTTACAAGCTAACCagaaaaaatcttttgaaaggAGAGTAGCTCAACCAGGTGTAGATGCAACAAACTTAACAAGAGTACAAGCGATAGGATTGCTATTCTTAAAGGAACAAATTATTCGGATGGCCACTAAACTTATACAATCATCGAGTTTtggtcactaaactattaaagGTCTGGTTTTGCCCATTAAAATGTATAAAGTTAAGATTCAAAGCCATTCTATTAGATTTAGTCGTTAAGTTCAAGAGGGAACGTTATTCAAGGGACAATTTAGGAAGTTCATCAGCAAGAACAACTTCGGAGACAAATCCATTGTTCCCCCTACCAAGCTCATTGAACTCCTTGAAACCATTGGTGGCATCCTTCAGTTCTGAAAGCCGAAACACTTGGGCAATCCCAGGACATTGGACCACACACGAAGGAGGATTTGGATCACCATTGGACCACACCCAATGGCTACTTTGTCAACCGAACCTGAACTTCCAAACGACACCGTTTCAGTGGCAAATTCTCCCATAGTACTAGAGTTATCTCCCTACAACGCTTCATACGTACACAGGTCAGCGTTGCAATTTTGGTTTGTGCCCAGGGAAGTACTCTTGCGATGCACAGGATAAAGGACTGTAAGATGAAGACTTAGATGGGTCAAAGATCGGGTCGGATTGGTTAAAGCATGCATCGCAGGGTTGGCATTGGAGCTAGTTGATTGGCTACCCGTATCTGATACCAGGTAGAATTCTTTCACGGGTTGGCCCACTCCGATCCGAGGTAAGTACTTTCCCTCCGAATCAGTCAGTGGAGTTTCCAGGTCCTCAGATTTGGATCACCATTGGACCACAAATCTTAAGATCTTTTCGAACACACAAGTTGGTCAGATCTGGCTCATTGAGAATGCTGGTGTTGAAGGCCAATTTTCCTTCACCACAAGTAGCAAGGCTACATAATCCGGGACTGCATAACTGCAATGGAGGATCATAATCTAAAGGTGAAGGACCATTTACGAACCAACAATCAAGTACTAGATCAGCCTCCCTGATGCCACAGGTAACAAAATCTGTGGAAGCAAAGGCAAGAAAACCAGAACTCTTTGGAACCAAAGACGAATTAAAGTTCCCCCAACTTTCAACTCCGTGATCATCTTCTCGAATCCCACAAAAATGTTTTTCTCCAGCTACCACCGAAACGAAGTGAATCTAGTAGAATGCCAAAAGAATCATTATTACTCAACAAATGTCTCCCTGATTTGCCCCTTTCTTTTGTCTTGGGAATCGCATGGGCACTCAGATCTGGCGTATTTAATGACTAAATCTAACAGAATGACCTTAAGTCTTAACTTTACATATTTCAATAGTCAAAACCAAACTTTTAATAGTTCAGTGACCAAAATTCGACGATTgcaaaagtttagtgaccaTTTGAATAATTTGCTCTTCTTAATATCTGTTAGGTTTGGCCCCACGAAATTGACGAAAGGATTTTTGGCA
Above is a genomic segment from Coffea eugenioides isolate CCC68of chromosome 5, Ceug_1.0, whole genome shotgun sequence containing:
- the LOC113772173 gene encoding 2-oxoglutarate-dependent dioxygenase AOP3-like gives rise to the protein MECASNIRLPVINLTEEILRSGKDSWTEARNIVTRAFEEYGCFIAVHDNYPSEVSDSIFSELQDLFNLPLEIKVRNTSQTPLIGYARPRPNVDLYESMSIEDATNLEAVEKFANQMWPSKNNHFCELFHWYANQVAELDKMVSKLVFESYGVEKYHESHVGSVTYTVRLIRYRVPEQNEMNVGVPPHTDKNFITILQQNEADGLEVQLKNGSWIPIDFPPSSVIIMAGDVFSAWSNGRVHSPFHRVTMKGKERHSIAQFAYCKKLVETPTELVDDEHPLLYKPLDNFGYLRFLSTDDNLNTPNPLKAYCGV